A window from Symbiopectobacterium purcellii encodes these proteins:
- a CDS encoding H-NS family histone-like protein, producing the protein MMSFDVLSNIRSLRAQARDTDLETLEELLSKFTAIVEERREEDSKIQKEQAERLAKLDAIRAQLLEDGIDPSELLESVKSKPAKAKRDPRPAKYKYIDENGTEQTWTGQGRTPKAIREAIDGGSKTLEDFEI; encoded by the coding sequence ATGATGAGTTTTGACGTGCTAAGTAATATTCGTTCTCTTCGCGCTCAGGCCCGAGATACCGATCTTGAAACCCTGGAAGAGCTGTTAAGCAAATTCACTGCAATTGTGGAAGAGCGTCGCGAAGAAGACAGCAAAATTCAGAAAGAGCAGGCAGAACGTTTGGCAAAACTGGATGCCATTCGTGCTCAGCTTCTTGAAGACGGTATTGATCCGTCTGAACTGCTGGAGAGCGTGAAATCCAAACCGGCCAAGGCCAAACGCGATCCTCGTCCGGCAAAATATAAATATATTGATGAGAATGGCACCGAGCAAACCTGGACCGGCCAAGGCCGCACGCCTAAAGCGATCCGTGAAGCCATTGATGGCGGAAGCAAAACGCTGGAAGATTTCGAGATTTAA
- a CDS encoding VOC family protein, translating to MLDHLSVPVTDIDRSRQFYESALAPLGYRLIKNFDHAISFGVLEGYGKSSDPGGEFWIYQGKALPCPATHFAFSAETRDVVDAFYHAAIEAGGQDNGKPGIRALYHAHYYAAFVRDPDGYNIEAVFHRAIAS from the coding sequence ATGCTCGATCATTTAAGTGTTCCGGTGACAGATATTGATCGCAGTCGGCAGTTTTATGAAAGCGCGCTGGCACCGTTAGGTTATCGTCTGATTAAAAATTTTGATCATGCGATAAGTTTTGGCGTGTTGGAAGGATATGGAAAGTCCAGCGATCCTGGCGGTGAATTTTGGATCTATCAGGGAAAAGCATTACCTTGTCCGGCGACGCATTTTGCATTTAGTGCTGAGACGCGTGATGTGGTTGATGCATTTTATCATGCGGCAATCGAGGCTGGCGGACAAGATAATGGCAAGCCGGGAATTCGAGCGCTGTATCATGCCCATTATTATGCGGCATTCGTCCGCGATCCTGATGGATATAACATCGAGGCTGTCTTTCATCGCGCTATTGCGTCTTAG
- a CDS encoding DMT family transporter, with the protein MASDQRAEWGAGSLKMAIAMIISGTVGWFVLATDLPALTVVFWRCAFGALAMALVCAAQGLLRRGMLTRRQLYWVMLGGVTLTLNWVCLFIAYAKTSIAVATITYHVQPFILVALGAVLFNETLTRYKLGWMVMAFSGVALIMLGGQQQNQDSGQYVYGVGFALAAAFFYAITAAITKGLRDVSPCLMVFIQLTVGCVILLPVVSLPTTSSVSYVWELLMVIGFVHTGLMSALLYSAVQKIPTILVAGLAFIYPVVAILVDAWVLHRPLNGGQLTGALIVLAAVAGINVRWRFSPKGNRANPPH; encoded by the coding sequence ATGGCATCCGATCAACGCGCCGAGTGGGGAGCAGGATCGCTGAAGATGGCGATAGCCATGATCATTTCAGGAACGGTGGGATGGTTTGTGTTAGCCACAGACTTACCTGCATTAACGGTGGTCTTTTGGCGCTGTGCCTTCGGCGCGTTAGCGATGGCGCTGGTCTGTGCTGCGCAAGGACTTTTACGCCGTGGCATGCTGACGCGCAGGCAGTTGTACTGGGTTATGCTAGGCGGCGTCACTCTGACGCTCAACTGGGTTTGTCTGTTTATCGCGTATGCGAAAACCTCTATTGCCGTTGCCACCATCACCTACCACGTACAGCCGTTTATTTTGGTTGCGCTAGGCGCGGTGTTGTTCAATGAAACACTGACGCGGTATAAGCTCGGGTGGATGGTGATGGCCTTCTCCGGTGTGGCGCTGATTATGTTGGGAGGCCAGCAACAGAATCAGGATTCTGGTCAATACGTCTATGGGGTAGGGTTTGCATTGGCTGCCGCTTTTTTTTACGCCATCACAGCAGCGATTACCAAAGGATTGCGCGATGTGTCTCCTTGCCTGATGGTGTTTATTCAGTTAACGGTGGGCTGCGTGATACTACTGCCTGTTGTCTCGCTGCCCACGACATCCTCTGTCAGCTACGTCTGGGAACTGCTGATGGTGATTGGCTTTGTACACACTGGCCTGATGTCTGCGCTGCTTTACAGCGCGGTACAAAAAATTCCGACAATATTGGTCGCTGGGCTGGCGTTTATCTATCCCGTCGTGGCTATTTTGGTCGATGCCTGGGTGTTGCATCGGCCATTAAATGGGGGGCAGTTGACAGGCGCACTGATCGTTCTGGCAGCGGTTGCTGGCATTAATGTCCGGTGGCGTTTTTCCCCCAAAGGCAACCGCGCTAATCCGCCTCATTAA
- a CDS encoding helix-turn-helix domain-containing protein, translating to MPLSSTPIGILAVAVKRERERIGISVSELAKRAGIAKSTLSQLESGSGNPSLETLWALAMALDVQVTQLIAAPQPRVQVIRAHEGEIVAAEQAHYFVTLLAVCPRGMQRDIYRVTAQPGSVRRSVPHQPGTLEHVMLSRGRAVLGPEGHEITLNAGDYVSYAADGPHTFEALEEDTCAVMVIEHP from the coding sequence ATGCCGCTTTCATCAACGCCGATAGGTATTCTCGCCGTAGCGGTAAAACGTGAACGCGAGCGGATCGGGATTTCCGTGAGTGAACTGGCCAAACGCGCCGGTATCGCAAAATCGACGCTATCCCAATTGGAATCAGGCAGCGGCAATCCCAGTCTGGAGACGCTGTGGGCGTTGGCGATGGCATTGGATGTGCAGGTAACACAGCTGATTGCAGCACCGCAGCCCCGCGTGCAGGTGATCCGTGCGCATGAAGGCGAAATCGTAGCCGCTGAACAGGCACATTATTTTGTGACACTGCTCGCCGTCTGTCCGAGAGGAATGCAACGCGATATCTACCGCGTGACAGCGCAGCCGGGGAGTGTACGCCGCTCTGTCCCCCATCAACCCGGCACACTGGAACATGTCATGCTCAGCCGTGGGCGTGCCGTGCTGGGTCCTGAAGGGCATGAGATTACACTTAACGCCGGCGATTACGTCAGCTATGCCGCAGATGGGCCACACACCTTTGAAGCATTGGAAGAAGATACCTGCGCGGTAATGGTTATTGAGCACCCGTAG
- a CDS encoding DUF3750 domain-containing protein, whose amino-acid sequence MKFTKIVGVTIVSVLLLSFWQSWAHSTRGGEALSGQGWWSARRDSAGVAPDPVRWRDTAIVQVYAAPTYGWRGLVAVHPWIILKAKGETRYRRYEVISWGSDNVIRLNYTLPDGFWYGATPKLLVEHRGEAAQVMIPQIDAAIKSYPWPQTYRAWPGPNSNTFLAHIGREVPALKLDMPANAIGKDYRSIANPVGLAPSGSGVQVSVLGALGVTLALEEGLEVNLLGMNLGIDVNPPALRLPFIGRLGFDNVDQQQER is encoded by the coding sequence ATGAAGTTTACCAAGATCGTGGGTGTGACCATCGTCAGCGTGTTGCTGTTGTCATTTTGGCAAAGCTGGGCGCACTCGACGCGCGGTGGTGAAGCGCTGAGCGGCCAGGGATGGTGGTCCGCTCGGCGTGACTCAGCGGGCGTCGCGCCCGATCCCGTGCGTTGGCGCGATACGGCTATTGTTCAAGTGTATGCCGCGCCGACCTATGGCTGGCGCGGTCTGGTGGCGGTTCATCCTTGGATTATCCTGAAGGCCAAGGGTGAAACACGCTACCGGCGTTATGAGGTGATCAGTTGGGGAAGCGACAATGTGATACGCCTGAATTACACGCTACCGGACGGATTCTGGTACGGCGCCACACCGAAACTGCTGGTTGAACATCGCGGTGAAGCGGCACAGGTGATGATCCCGCAGATCGATGCCGCGATCAAAAGCTATCCCTGGCCGCAGACCTATCGTGCCTGGCCTGGGCCGAACAGTAATACCTTTCTCGCGCACATTGGTCGTGAAGTGCCTGCCTTAAAGCTGGATATGCCTGCCAACGCTATTGGTAAAGATTACCGCTCCATCGCAAATCCGGTGGGGCTGGCTCCCTCAGGTAGCGGCGTTCAGGTTTCGGTTCTGGGGGCGCTGGGCGTAACACTGGCGCTGGAAGAAGGCCTGGAGGTGAACCTACTGGGGATGAACCTGGGCATAGATGTGAATCCACCAGCGTTGCGTCTGCCTTTCATTGGTCGATTAGGTTTTGACAATGTCGATCAGCAGCAAGAACGCTGA
- a CDS encoding helix-turn-helix domain-containing protein, with protein sequence MEKQDWHPADIIAAIKRKGTSLAALSRASGLASSTLANALTRRWPKGERLIAQAIKVSPEEIWPSRYLKNRR encoded by the coding sequence ATGGAAAAGCAGGACTGGCACCCAGCAGATATCATTGCTGCCATAAAAAGGAAGGGGACGTCGCTGGCGGCGTTGTCTCGGGCATCTGGATTAGCATCATCAACACTGGCGAATGCCCTGACGCGACGGTGGCCTAAGGGGGAGCGGCTTATCGCACAAGCGATAAAAGTGAGTCCGGAAGAGATCTGGCCTTCACGCTACCTGAAAAATCGTCGCTGA
- a CDS encoding helix-turn-helix domain-containing protein: protein MKTPHSIKARLGQRVRSLRLQANLSQEAFAEKCGLDRTYLSGVERGVRNPTLEVLYIIAVGLHIDLVTLFAFEDDAQAAPSVDQ from the coding sequence ATGAAAACACCCCATTCCATCAAAGCCCGTCTGGGTCAGCGCGTAAGATCACTCAGGTTGCAGGCGAATCTGTCGCAAGAAGCTTTTGCTGAAAAATGTGGGTTGGACCGCACATATCTCAGTGGTGTCGAGCGCGGCGTGCGTAATCCTACGCTGGAAGTGCTCTATATCATCGCCGTGGGATTACACATCGATCTGGTTACCCTGTTTGCTTTTGAAGATGATGCACAGGCTGCACCATCGGTAGATCAATAG
- a CDS encoding SHOCT domain-containing protein, protein MATHLLTLWDILVSVFSLFFFIAYLFILFQVVSDLFRDQEASDLYKAAWIVFLLFIPLLTSLIYLIVRGKRMAERHRAQVQKSVSATNEYIREVAGKSPTEQISEAKKLLDDGTITEDEYQTLKAKALS, encoded by the coding sequence ATGGCAACACACCTACTGACGCTGTGGGATATATTGGTCTCGGTATTTTCACTGTTCTTTTTTATTGCCTATCTTTTTATTCTCTTCCAGGTGGTATCCGATCTGTTTCGCGACCAAGAAGCCAGCGACCTTTACAAAGCGGCGTGGATTGTTTTCCTACTGTTTATTCCGCTCCTTACCTCTCTCATTTACCTTATCGTACGCGGCAAGCGCATGGCAGAACGGCATCGCGCGCAGGTGCAAAAATCCGTCTCAGCAACTAACGAGTATATTCGAGAGGTAGCTGGAAAATCGCCCACGGAGCAGATATCAGAGGCCAAAAAGTTGTTAGACGATGGCACCATTACTGAAGATGAATACCAAACGCTGAAAGCCAAAGCTCTGTCTTGA
- a CDS encoding glycoside hydrolase family 28 protein, which translates to MKAKTLTTLLSLCPAFLLSIAHAADRRQVQEPTYPQHICTTLTPEPGNNQQRIQQAIDRCPAGNAVKLIAASGQTTFLSGPLSMRSDTWLWVDKGAVLAASANPSDYDKGHGICGTLSNQKGHCQPFIHFDNVQGGGLLGEGTIDGRGNQIMAGKTETWWQLARRAQKEGGNQNVPRLIQVDNAKNLTFYQIHLINSPNFHLVLNKVQGVTVWGIVIDTPADARNTDGIDPGAATDVTIAKSVIRTGDDNIAIKAGNSGPTRFISILDNHFYAGHGMSIGSETNSGISNILIKDLTLDGTTSGIRIKSDSSRGGIVENVKFENICLRNNKWPITLDTAYEGKKGNLIPWYHSILLKNVSGSGGQVVLNGYDSDHPLDVTFDAVKIDNLQGWYQQNAIVHVAEGGLTPAPSTIANATAVKTAYACEDKWRPFPATRQ; encoded by the coding sequence ATGAAAGCAAAAACACTCACAACGTTACTGTCGCTTTGCCCCGCATTTTTATTGAGCATCGCGCACGCCGCCGATCGCCGCCAGGTGCAGGAACCCACCTACCCCCAGCATATTTGTACCACCCTGACGCCCGAACCGGGAAATAATCAGCAGCGGATTCAACAGGCCATCGATCGCTGCCCTGCGGGTAACGCGGTGAAATTAATCGCCGCCAGCGGCCAAACTACCTTTTTAAGCGGTCCTCTGAGTATGCGTTCCGACACGTGGCTATGGGTGGATAAAGGTGCCGTGCTCGCAGCCTCTGCCAACCCCAGCGATTACGATAAAGGCCATGGCATTTGCGGCACGCTCAGCAATCAGAAGGGACACTGTCAGCCTTTTATTCATTTTGATAACGTACAGGGCGGCGGCCTGCTCGGCGAAGGCACGATTGATGGACGTGGCAACCAGATCATGGCGGGTAAGACTGAAACCTGGTGGCAGTTGGCGCGGCGCGCGCAAAAGGAAGGGGGCAACCAGAACGTGCCTCGTCTTATCCAGGTGGATAACGCCAAAAACCTGACTTTTTATCAGATCCATTTAATCAACTCACCTAACTTTCATCTGGTGCTGAATAAGGTACAAGGGGTCACGGTGTGGGGAATTGTTATTGATACCCCAGCGGATGCGCGTAATACCGACGGTATCGATCCGGGAGCGGCAACCGATGTGACGATAGCAAAAAGCGTTATTCGCACCGGTGATGACAATATTGCGATAAAAGCAGGCAACAGTGGGCCAACGCGCTTTATCTCTATTCTGGATAACCACTTCTATGCCGGTCACGGCATGTCTATCGGCAGTGAGACCAACAGCGGTATCAGTAATATTCTGATTAAAGATCTGACCCTGGATGGCACAACGTCAGGCATCAGAATTAAAAGTGATTCCAGCCGCGGCGGAATCGTTGAAAACGTCAAGTTTGAGAATATCTGTTTACGCAATAACAAATGGCCGATTACGCTGGATACGGCCTATGAAGGCAAAAAAGGCAACCTTATTCCCTGGTACCACTCTATTTTGCTCAAAAATGTATCCGGTAGCGGCGGCCAAGTGGTACTTAACGGCTATGACAGCGATCACCCTCTTGATGTCACCTTTGACGCTGTGAAAATCGATAATCTTCAAGGCTGGTATCAACAGAACGCCATTGTTCATGTGGCCGAAGGCGGTTTAACCCCAGCGCCCTCGACCATCGCCAACGCAACAGCGGTGAAAACAGCGTATGCCTGTGAAGACAAATGGCGGCCTTTCCCGGCAACACGCCAATAG
- a CDS encoding YdcF family protein, with translation MHISDEAIRDLNTLSGWLALDDLGTHENLNPELLILAGHAIMPNIIGALDFAARTGVPVLLSGGIGHSTTLLQQAVKQDPLTAAIETAWKGEADILAEIAHQVFAIPREKIEIENRSNNCGQNADFSRDRLLALSSIPATIVLVQDPLMQRRTFESFQYSWRQKTITSRFINWPVFVPHVVNVNDSLVITGGQRAGIWTLERYISMIFGEVKRLRDDETGYGPAGAGFIGHVAIPDAVENAWRRLTENDELVVSIR, from the coding sequence ATGCACATTTCTGATGAAGCCATCCGCGATTTGAATACGCTGTCCGGGTGGTTAGCCCTTGACGATCTTGGTACCCATGAAAATCTGAACCCGGAGCTGCTGATTTTGGCGGGGCACGCCATCATGCCGAACATTATTGGCGCGCTTGACTTTGCCGCACGAACTGGCGTCCCTGTGTTGCTGAGCGGGGGGATCGGCCATTCAACCACGCTGTTACAGCAGGCGGTAAAACAGGACCCACTCACGGCTGCTATTGAGACCGCATGGAAGGGGGAAGCAGATATTCTCGCCGAGATAGCGCATCAGGTTTTTGCGATCCCCCGGGAAAAAATAGAGATAGAAAATCGCTCGAACAACTGTGGGCAAAATGCGGATTTCAGCAGAGACAGGCTGCTGGCCCTGTCATCGATCCCCGCGACGATCGTGCTGGTTCAGGATCCGCTCATGCAGCGTAGAACCTTTGAATCTTTTCAGTACAGTTGGCGGCAGAAAACGATAACCAGCCGATTTATCAACTGGCCGGTATTTGTGCCACATGTCGTCAACGTGAACGATTCCCTGGTGATTACCGGTGGACAGCGTGCGGGCATATGGACGCTTGAACGCTATATTTCCATGATATTCGGTGAGGTCAAGCGCCTGCGCGATGATGAGACAGGCTACGGGCCGGCAGGGGCTGGTTTTATCGGCCATGTTGCTATTCCTGATGCGGTGGAAAACGCCTGGCGACGGCTTACTGAAAACGACGAACTGGTGGTGAGCATCAGATAA
- a CDS encoding ester cyclase, whose product MDDKKSVATVFYHAFNANNGAIFDRILAANWINHPADPGQPNTPEGFKCAVRQTHAALEGFHIKIEAMVAEGDLVVCRIAMQGRHVGDIAHRKASGRQVSFTGMDMHHIVNGQILETWHFENYDGLNPE is encoded by the coding sequence ATGGACGACAAAAAATCGGTGGCAACCGTTTTTTATCACGCTTTTAATGCTAACAACGGTGCCATATTCGACCGAATCCTGGCTGCCAACTGGATTAACCACCCTGCCGATCCCGGTCAGCCAAACACCCCTGAAGGGTTCAAATGCGCGGTGCGGCAAACACACGCAGCGCTGGAGGGTTTTCACATTAAGATTGAGGCCATGGTTGCGGAAGGTGATCTGGTGGTGTGCCGGATTGCCATGCAAGGGCGTCACGTTGGTGATATTGCGCATCGAAAAGCATCAGGCCGTCAGGTAAGTTTCACCGGAATGGACATGCACCACATTGTTAACGGACAAATCCTTGAGACCTGGCATTTCGAAAATTATGATGGGCTCAATCCTGAGTGA
- a CDS encoding glycoside hydrolase family 25 protein, with the protein MNNNVIAISRFQGTIEWDKVKEDGVSMAFSRLGEGETYIDPTFSENFRKSRVAGIPSGAWHIFRAKSSTPEAQARTIVNTLKEAGFTNKDAFAFEVNNKVGSNKTATKNEMANNLYHLIQHIIDSDLPICTNNLYIKTNIDTWKNSVAWELHDDFFRKIKIWPEHWRTQPDSPDTLYPWGKGNWSFWEYSSHGTVNGINGNVLISKINPLL; encoded by the coding sequence ATGAACAACAACGTTATTGCCATCTCCAGATTCCAGGGAACCATTGAATGGGATAAAGTAAAAGAAGACGGTGTCAGCATGGCGTTTTCTCGCTTGGGAGAAGGTGAGACTTATATTGACCCGACGTTTTCTGAAAATTTCCGAAAATCCAGAGTGGCAGGTATCCCTTCCGGGGCCTGGCACATTTTTCGAGCCAAATCCAGCACGCCAGAAGCACAGGCCAGAACCATAGTGAACACGCTGAAAGAAGCGGGTTTTACCAACAAAGATGCTTTTGCCTTTGAAGTCAACAATAAGGTCGGAAGTAATAAAACTGCCACCAAAAATGAAATGGCGAATAACCTTTATCATCTGATACAGCATATTATTGATTCAGACCTTCCCATCTGCACCAATAATTTGTACATCAAAACCAATATTGATACCTGGAAGAACAGCGTTGCATGGGAATTGCATGATGATTTCTTTCGGAAAATAAAAATCTGGCCCGAACACTGGAGAACACAGCCTGACTCCCCTGATACCTTATATCCCTGGGGAAAAGGAAACTGGAGTTTCTGGGAATACTCATCTCACGGGACGGTAAATGGCATTAATGGCAACGTATTGATCAGTAAAATCAATCCGCTTCTCTAA
- a CDS encoding FIST N-terminal domain-containing protein has translation MNFQLKYANSTSPDPVQAVADFASKISHEDINTVIFFCSPDYDLNILGRELKKSFSCTCIGCTTSRQIGAQGFQRTGLVGLGLNKNFSAHTFTIHPLENYAEIAAEIAEAIHHDSKDRPALNRFSLLLVDGLSMIEERLVASLYQQIGNIPIIGGSAGDDLRFEKAHVYDGDGHFISNAAIFAVIETKSTVVTFKVQHFNHSEIELVITEADPEKRLIFEINGEPAALAYAEALGLTVSELTPTIFSSNPLVLSLGDDPYVRAIQKWNADFSLTCYCAIEEGLIVSIAKAEDPVQTLERAFNKVRETLADPVIIGCDCILRRLQFEQDGLDQQIADIMVKNRVVGFSTYGEQYNGLHVNHTFTGIAIGG, from the coding sequence ATGAATTTCCAACTTAAATATGCAAATAGCACATCACCAGATCCCGTCCAGGCTGTTGCCGATTTTGCCAGTAAGATTAGTCATGAAGATATCAATACGGTCATTTTTTTCTGTTCTCCTGACTACGATTTAAACATTTTAGGCAGAGAACTAAAAAAATCCTTTTCCTGCACCTGCATAGGTTGCACAACTTCACGGCAAATTGGTGCACAAGGGTTTCAACGTACAGGCTTAGTGGGGTTGGGCTTAAACAAAAATTTTAGCGCTCACACATTTACGATCCACCCTTTGGAGAACTATGCAGAAATAGCCGCTGAAATTGCTGAAGCTATTCACCATGATAGTAAAGATAGACCCGCACTTAACCGTTTTAGTCTGTTACTGGTCGATGGCCTCTCAATGATTGAAGAGCGTCTGGTCGCAAGCCTTTATCAACAAATAGGTAATATTCCGATTATTGGCGGTTCTGCTGGCGATGACTTACGTTTTGAAAAAGCGCATGTCTATGATGGGGATGGTCATTTTATCTCTAACGCAGCTATATTTGCGGTCATTGAGACCAAATCGACGGTCGTCACGTTTAAAGTTCAGCATTTCAATCACAGCGAGATCGAATTGGTTATTACTGAGGCCGATCCAGAGAAACGACTTATCTTTGAGATAAACGGTGAACCAGCGGCACTTGCTTACGCGGAAGCCTTGGGGTTAACCGTATCTGAATTAACCCCAACCATCTTTTCCAGTAACCCGCTTGTGCTCTCCTTGGGCGACGATCCCTACGTTCGAGCCATCCAAAAATGGAATGCCGATTTTTCTCTTACCTGTTATTGCGCTATTGAAGAAGGGCTTATCGTTTCTATCGCTAAAGCGGAGGATCCAGTCCAAACGCTAGAACGGGCCTTCAACAAGGTTAGAGAGACTCTAGCGGACCCCGTAATTATCGGTTGTGATTGCATCCTGCGTCGCCTCCAATTTGAACAAGACGGACTCGACCAACAGATTGCCGACATCATGGTGAAAAACCGCGTCGTAGGGTTTTCCACTTACGGTGAGCAATATAACGGATTGCATGTGAATCACACCTTCACCGGCATAGCCATTGGGGGATAG
- a CDS encoding sensor histidine kinase, translating to MSNAEYQRKLAARDKTIDVLKRRIIREKAQEHATPFAILKQNVRLEKVVSHKTLALENERGELEKALKELRLTQAQLLQAQKMESIGQLAAGIAHEINTPTQYVCDNVGFVKTAASSLISLLETAQILFDAIREKCAGEPAVAAFDTARKQLKVDFLCRQIPGALDESLEGLAHIAKIVAAMKEFSYPSHNEKAQVDVRDIINTTVTVARNEWKYVAELETHFEDNLPPFPALGMPLARQF from the coding sequence ATGTCCAACGCTGAGTACCAACGTAAGCTGGCGGCCAGAGATAAAACGATCGATGTATTAAAGCGCCGTATTATTCGAGAGAAGGCACAAGAGCATGCAACACCTTTCGCTATTCTCAAACAAAACGTGCGCTTGGAAAAAGTCGTCTCTCATAAAACCTTGGCATTAGAAAATGAACGCGGTGAGTTGGAAAAAGCACTTAAGGAGCTACGCTTGACTCAAGCACAACTCCTTCAAGCACAAAAGATGGAATCCATTGGTCAACTCGCCGCAGGCATCGCCCACGAGATAAACACGCCTACGCAATATGTCTGCGATAATGTGGGCTTTGTGAAAACTGCAGCGTCGTCGCTTATTAGCCTACTGGAAACGGCGCAAATACTGTTCGACGCCATACGAGAGAAATGTGCTGGAGAGCCCGCCGTGGCCGCATTCGACACTGCGCGTAAACAGTTGAAAGTGGATTTCTTGTGTCGGCAAATCCCTGGGGCGTTAGACGAATCACTTGAAGGTCTTGCTCATATCGCAAAAATCGTCGCCGCCATGAAAGAATTTTCTTACCCTTCTCACAACGAAAAAGCGCAGGTGGATGTACGCGATATTATCAACACAACAGTTACCGTCGCACGCAACGAGTGGAAATACGTTGCTGAACTTGAGACTCATTTTGAGGATAACCTACCCCCCTTCCCTGCCTTA